The following are from one region of the Staphylococcus schleiferi genome:
- the ybeY gene encoding rRNA maturation RNase YbeY: protein MFTIDFSDHTGEVKAEWYEQINALLDYARTEEGINEEAELSVTFADKDEIQAINREYRDKDRVTDVISFAFEEQEDIFEGMEMPRILGDIIICTDVAQEQAQQYNHSFERELGFLALHGFLHLLGYDHMSEEEERIMFGRQKEILEGFGLTRDR, encoded by the coding sequence ATGTTTACAATTGATTTTAGTGATCATACAGGAGAAGTGAAAGCAGAATGGTATGAACAAATTAATGCGCTGTTGGATTACGCAAGAACTGAAGAAGGTATAAATGAAGAAGCTGAACTATCAGTGACATTTGCAGACAAAGACGAAATCCAAGCTATTAATCGTGAATATAGAGATAAAGACCGTGTCACAGATGTTATATCTTTTGCTTTTGAAGAACAAGAAGACATTTTTGAAGGCATGGAAATGCCACGTATTTTAGGAGACATCATCATTTGTACTGATGTGGCGCAAGAACAGGCGCAACAGTATAACCATTCTTTTGAGCGAGAGCTAGGATTTTTAGCACTACATGGCTTTTTGCATTTATTAGGTTATGATCACATGTCTGAAGAAGAAGAAAGAATTATGTTTGGCCGCCAAAAAGAAATACTAGAAGGCTTTGGTTTAACTAGGGATCGATGA
- the recO gene encoding DNA repair protein RecO, translated as MLVKQKGIIIKAVDYGESDKIITILNEHGAKVPLMVKRAKKVKSGLQATTQLFVQGLFIYNKWKGMGSLTSVDVIDLNYELRQDIYANSYASLCLETIDRSMEADEVNHHMYALLIFAFDRIHQGVSPQLVANIVMLKCMSRFGFDIDLSQCVVTGDTHPGHFTHYSFKFNGVLSQQAASQDEHAYPLSNKTIYLTQVLKNLPLNKIKEIRIQDAIVDEMSQFILLLYKEYAGMYFKSQRLINQLHRLEMNQNFDR; from the coding sequence ATGTTAGTGAAGCAAAAAGGTATCATCATTAAAGCTGTAGATTATGGTGAATCTGATAAAATTATCACCATTTTAAATGAACATGGCGCTAAAGTTCCCCTTATGGTAAAGCGTGCCAAAAAGGTCAAATCAGGGCTTCAAGCTACTACCCAACTTTTTGTACAAGGTCTGTTCATATACAACAAATGGAAAGGCATGGGGTCACTTACATCTGTTGATGTGATTGATTTGAATTACGAATTGCGTCAAGATATATATGCGAATAGTTATGCCAGCCTTTGTCTAGAAACGATTGATCGCTCAATGGAAGCAGATGAAGTCAATCATCATATGTACGCATTACTTATTTTTGCATTTGATCGAATTCATCAAGGTGTCTCTCCCCAACTTGTGGCAAATATTGTGATGTTAAAATGTATGTCTCGCTTTGGTTTTGATATAGACTTGTCTCAATGTGTAGTTACAGGAGATACCCATCCGGGTCATTTCACACATTATAGTTTTAAATTTAACGGCGTTTTGTCTCAACAGGCTGCATCTCAAGATGAACATGCTTATCCATTATCGAATAAAACAATCTACCTTACTCAAGTTTTAAAAAATTTACCTTTGAATAAAATTAAAGAAATTCGTATTCAAGATGCCATTGTTGACGAAATGTCTCAATTCATTTTACTTCTGTATAAGGAGTATGCTGGCATGTATTTTAAAAGTCAAAGACTCATTAATCAACTTCATCGACTTGAAATGAATCAAAATTTTGATCGATAA
- the era gene encoding GTPase Era produces the protein MNEYKSGFVTIIGRPNVGKSTFVNRVIGHKIAIMSDKAQTTRNKIQGVMTEKDAQIVFLDTPGIHKPKHKLGDYMMKVAKNTLSEIDAVMFMVNVNEEIGRGDQYIMEMLKTVKTPVFLVLNKIDLVHPDALMPKIEQYQTYMDFSEIVPISALEGHNVEHFLNVLKSYLPEGPQYYPDGQISDHPEQFVVSELIREKILQTTTEEIPHAIGVNVERMTKESEDRVHIEATIFVERDSQKGIVIGKGGKKLKEIGKRARLDIEHLLGSKVYLDLWVKVQKDWRNKTTFIKQMGYVEDE, from the coding sequence ATGAATGAATATAAATCAGGATTTGTAACTATCATTGGCCGTCCCAATGTGGGTAAATCTACGTTTGTTAATCGTGTCATCGGTCACAAGATTGCGATTATGTCAGACAAAGCGCAAACGACACGAAATAAAATACAAGGGGTCATGACAGAAAAAGATGCACAAATCGTATTTCTGGATACACCCGGTATTCACAAACCTAAGCATAAGCTAGGGGACTACATGATGAAAGTGGCTAAAAATACACTTTCTGAAATTGATGCAGTGATGTTTATGGTCAATGTCAATGAGGAGATTGGCCGAGGCGATCAATATATTATGGAGATGTTAAAAACGGTAAAAACACCTGTTTTTTTAGTCTTAAATAAAATTGATTTAGTGCATCCTGATGCATTAATGCCAAAAATCGAACAATACCAAACTTATATGGATTTTTCGGAAATCGTACCTATTTCTGCGTTAGAAGGCCATAACGTCGAACATTTTCTAAATGTATTAAAATCTTATTTACCTGAAGGACCCCAATATTATCCAGATGGTCAAATTTCAGATCACCCAGAACAATTTGTCGTGAGTGAACTCATTCGTGAAAAAATTCTACAAACGACTACTGAAGAAATCCCTCATGCTATTGGGGTTAATGTTGAGCGTATGACCAAAGAATCTGAAGATCGTGTTCATATTGAGGCTACGATTTTTGTAGAACGTGATTCACAGAAAGGGATTGTCATTGGTAAAGGTGGCAAAAAATTAAAAGAAATCGGCAAAAGAGCGCGCCTTGATATTGAACATCTACTCGGCTCAAAAGTATACCTTGATTTATGGGTAAAAGTTCAAAAAGATTGGCGCAACAAGACTACATTTATTAAACAAATGGGTTACGTTGAAGACGAATGA
- a CDS encoding diacylglycerol kinase family protein — translation MNRFKYALQGGLTLLRKDRNFLYHLILAVLIIIFGSFLSLNRIEWILIILAIFLVLITEAINTAIEYAVDLTTGSFHIFAKNAKDISAFSVLLASIFAIIIGCMIFIPKLI, via the coding sequence ATGAATCGTTTTAAATACGCATTACAAGGTGGCCTCACGTTGTTGCGTAAAGATAGAAACTTTTTATACCATCTTATATTGGCGGTTTTAATTATAATTTTTGGAAGTTTCTTGTCGTTAAATCGAATCGAATGGATATTAATCATATTAGCAATATTTTTAGTTCTCATTACAGAGGCGATTAATACAGCCATTGAGTACGCCGTAGATTTGACAACAGGTTCATTTCATATATTTGCAAAAAATGCAAAAGATATTTCAGCATTCAGTGTGTTGCTAGCATCTATTTTTGCTATAATTATTGGTTGTATGATTTTTATACCTAAATTGATATAA
- the cdd gene encoding cytidine deaminase has translation MAYTEEHYKEVRAAQQKAYAPYSKFKVGAYLITKDGHTFHGANVENAAYPSSICAERSALVAAISQGYRPGDFESITITVDSPELASPCGPCRQVMKELCDDDMPVYMTNQTGEVRTSTVAELLPYGFSGKDLNNE, from the coding sequence ATGGCTTATACAGAAGAACACTACAAAGAAGTTAGAGCAGCGCAACAAAAAGCATATGCACCTTATAGTAAATTTAAAGTTGGTGCATATCTTATCACGAAAGATGGACATACATTCCATGGTGCAAACGTTGAAAATGCCGCTTATCCATCATCAATTTGCGCTGAGCGTTCAGCTTTAGTTGCTGCAATTTCTCAAGGTTATCGCCCTGGTGATTTTGAATCGATTACCATAACAGTGGATAGTCCTGAACTTGCTTCACCATGTGGTCCTTGCAGACAGGTGATGAAAGAATTATGTGATGATGACATGCCTGTGTATATGACGAACCAAACAGGAGAAGTAAGAACATCTACTGTTGCTGAACTTTTACCATATGGATTTTCTGGAAAGGATTTAAATAATGAATGA